One Vespula pensylvanica isolate Volc-1 chromosome 14, ASM1446617v1, whole genome shotgun sequence genomic window carries:
- the LOC122634407 gene encoding double-stranded RNA-binding protein Staufen homolog 2 isoform X1 — translation MLRHQHHSMQNQLRDHNRMGGPMRPMQQASMAPLHQPQHPIPHRNPHQQILPMPPHQQHLHHMQHHGPPHGNPRQPMLMSMNAHNSNVFYPGTMVSVSLKDQTNTVSVTLQNPNIQPTQFQQQQNNQQNQVQQHVQQQQHQQHQQHQQQQQQQQQQQQQQIMEQPKPPTNKGNGETRDHSPSQQNHANVNNPALANMKEKTPMCLLNELARFNKIQHQYRLTNEEGPAHKKRFTVTLKLGEEEYVADGPSIKKAQHSAAAEALRKTWYRQPPPKPTKAMRVGYSGKCPPGSGRNVPATVELNALAMKRGEPTVYTFRQAPPAGLQPVVTYGFTNYPRILHSSLPPNHGYHTETPAMYIVTLKVGEREFTGRGVTGQLARHDAAKRALEQLRQLPLPEEVSSNCTNGNGILTGIDDPNADLKSPVSLVHETALKRGLPVSFEVISESGKPHIRVFVTKCTVEDKSTVGEGSSKKVSKKRAAELMLEELKRLPPLLVNVQNRLSNVKRKPPATKKKSRNLIKVYQDPRAESDAVDELNPVSRLVQIQQAKREREPVYNLIEEKGAPRRREFIIEVTTGQHSACGYGPNKKLAKRAAAEALLAKLGYSKPQPQPTKPSIKTGESENTETKPRKVTFLEDDQVNETQSHPVGGTIGRQLVPGLLLVDGGQESKVGNGPSVQVIAEELRGQQQNSGVSPKDQLKYLAQLFNFNVEFSDFPKVTKQGASIHKEYLSLVTLSTDPPQVCHGNGPTANASRNQAALTALRTLSKLGLDNASNSQPKKDKGASGDGIHISIQVKNNIMDGNIDK, via the exons ATGTTACGCCATCAACACCATTCAATGCAAAATCAACTTAGAGATCACAATAG aatggGAGGACCAATGCGCCCCATGCAGCAGGCAAGTATGGCCCCTTTACATCAGCCTCAGCATCCAATACCGCATCGGAATCCACATCAACAAATACTGCCCATGCCCCCCCATCAACAACATTTACATCACATGCAACACCATGGACCACCACATGGAAATCCACGACAACCAATGTTGATGAGTATGAATGCACATAATTCCAATG TCTTTTATCCAGGTACTATGGTCAGTGTTAGTTTAAAGGATCAGACAAACACAGTCTCCGTGACCCTTCAAAACCCAAATATTCAACCGACGCAATTTCAGCAACAACAGAATAATCAACAGAATCAAGTACAACAACATGTccaacagcaacaacatcaacaacatcagcaacatcaacaacaacagcagcagcagcagcagcagcagcagcaacaaatCATGGAACAACCCAAACCACCTACGAACAAGGGTAACGGAGAAACCAGGGATCATAGTCCATCGCAACAAAATCATGCCAATGTGAACAATCCAGCTTTGGCaaacatgaaagaaaaaacaccAATGTGCTTGCTAAATGAGTTAGcacgatttaataaaattcaacatCAATATAGACTGACCAATGAAGAAGGACCGGCgcacaaaaaaagatttaccGTAACGTTAAAACTTGGGGAAGAGGAATACGTGGCGGATGGACCTAGCATAAAGAAGGCTCAACACAGTGCGGCCGCTGAAGCATTAAGAAAGACTTGGTATAGACAGCCTCCACCAAAACCTACGAAAGCGATGAGAGTCGGTTATTCGGGGAAATGTCCACCTGGTTCAGGTA GAAACGTACCGGCAACGGTAGAATTAAATGCGTTGGCAATGAAGAGAGGAGAACCTACAGTCTACACCTTTAGACAAGCTCCTCCGGCAGGTCTACAGCCAGTAGTTACATACGGATTCACCAACTATCCGCGAATATTACATTCCAGTTTGCCTCCTAATCATGGGTACCATACAGAGACACCAGCGATGTATATTGTTACTTTAAAG GTTGGCGAGCGAGAGTTCACTGGCCGAGGTGTGACAGGACAATTAGCACGACATGACGCGGCGAAAAGAGCATTAGAACAATTGCGCCAGTTACCATTGCCAGAAGAGGTATCGAGTAATTGTACAAATGGAAATGGAATATTAACTGGAATCGATGATCCAAATGCCGATTTGAAAAGTCCAGTATCGTTAGTCCATGAGACAGCATTGAAACGTGGTCTGCCTGTTAGTTTCGAAGTTATATCCGAGAGTGGTAAACCTCATATTCGTGTATTCGTGACGAAATGTACTGTGGAGGATAAGTCTACCGTTGGAGAAGGGTCTTCGAAAAAA gTTTCAAAAAAACGCGCAGCAGAATTGATGTTAGAAGAATTAAAGCGTCTTCCACCGTTACTCGTAAATGTTCAAAATCGGTTGTCAAATGTGAAACGTAAGCCTCCcgcaacgaagaaaaaatcaagaaatttGATAAAGGTTTACCAAGATCCACGTGCCGAATCCGATGCTGTAGATGAACTTAATCCAGTCTCACGGCTTGTTCAAATTCAACAAGCGAAACGCGAAAGAGAACCCGTTTATAATCTTATAGAGGAAAAGGGCGCCCCACGACGTAgagaatttataatagaaGTAACGACAGGACAACACTCTGCTTGCGGATACGGCCCTAATAAGAAATTAGCTAAAAGAGCCGCAGCCGAGGCTCTTTTAGCAAAATTAGGATACAGCAAACCGCAACCGCAACCAACCAAACCATCCATAAAAACTGGAGAATCCGAAAATACCGAGACCAAACCGAGAAAGGTCACTTTTCTCGAAGATGATCAAGTGAATGAAACTCAGAGTCATCCTGTAGGAG GTACTATCGGACGTCAACTGGTACCTGGCTTGCTACTGGTGGATGGTGGTCAAGAGTCTAAAGTAGGGAATGGACCTAGCGTTCAAGTGATCGCTGAAGAGTTACGTGGACAACAACAAAATTCCGGAGTATCTCCGAAAGATCAGTTAAAATATTTAGcgcaattatttaatttcaatgttgAATTTAGTGACTTCCCCAAGGTAACGAAACAA GGTGCATCGATACACAAGGAATATCTATCGCTTGTAACACTAAGCACAGATCCACCGCAAGTATGTCATGGTAATGGCCCAACAGCGAACGCGAGTCGTAATCAAGCAGCACTAACAGCTTTACGCACGTTAAGTAAGTTAGGGCTTGATAATGCTTCTAACTCACAACCCAAAAAGGACAAAGGTGCGTCTGGAGATGGGATACACATTAGCATTCAggtcaaaaataatattatggaTGGAAATATCGATAAGTAA
- the LOC122634407 gene encoding double-stranded RNA-binding protein Staufen homolog 2 isoform X2, with the protein MLRHQHHSMQNQLRDHNRMGGPMRPMQQASMAPLHQPQHPIPHRNPHQQILPMPPHQQHLHHMQHHGPPHGNPRQPMLMSMNAHNSNVFYPGTMVSVSLKDQTNTVSVTLQNPNIQPTQFQQQQNNQQNQVQQHVQQQQHQQHQQHQQQQQQQQQQQQQQIMEQPKPPTNKGNGETRDHSPSQQNHANVNNPALANMKEKTPMCLLNELARFNKIQHQYRLTNEEGPAHKKRFTVTLKLGEEEYVADGPSIKKAQHSAAAEALRKTWYRQPPPKPTKAMRVGYSGKCPPGSGNVPATVELNALAMKRGEPTVYTFRQAPPAGLQPVVTYGFTNYPRILHSSLPPNHGYHTETPAMYIVTLKVGEREFTGRGVTGQLARHDAAKRALEQLRQLPLPEEVSSNCTNGNGILTGIDDPNADLKSPVSLVHETALKRGLPVSFEVISESGKPHIRVFVTKCTVEDKSTVGEGSSKKVSKKRAAELMLEELKRLPPLLVNVQNRLSNVKRKPPATKKKSRNLIKVYQDPRAESDAVDELNPVSRLVQIQQAKREREPVYNLIEEKGAPRRREFIIEVTTGQHSACGYGPNKKLAKRAAAEALLAKLGYSKPQPQPTKPSIKTGESENTETKPRKVTFLEDDQVNETQSHPVGGTIGRQLVPGLLLVDGGQESKVGNGPSVQVIAEELRGQQQNSGVSPKDQLKYLAQLFNFNVEFSDFPKVTKQGASIHKEYLSLVTLSTDPPQVCHGNGPTANASRNQAALTALRTLSKLGLDNASNSQPKKDKGASGDGIHISIQVKNNIMDGNIDK; encoded by the exons ATGTTACGCCATCAACACCATTCAATGCAAAATCAACTTAGAGATCACAATAG aatggGAGGACCAATGCGCCCCATGCAGCAGGCAAGTATGGCCCCTTTACATCAGCCTCAGCATCCAATACCGCATCGGAATCCACATCAACAAATACTGCCCATGCCCCCCCATCAACAACATTTACATCACATGCAACACCATGGACCACCACATGGAAATCCACGACAACCAATGTTGATGAGTATGAATGCACATAATTCCAATG TCTTTTATCCAGGTACTATGGTCAGTGTTAGTTTAAAGGATCAGACAAACACAGTCTCCGTGACCCTTCAAAACCCAAATATTCAACCGACGCAATTTCAGCAACAACAGAATAATCAACAGAATCAAGTACAACAACATGTccaacagcaacaacatcaacaacatcagcaacatcaacaacaacagcagcagcagcagcagcagcagcagcaacaaatCATGGAACAACCCAAACCACCTACGAACAAGGGTAACGGAGAAACCAGGGATCATAGTCCATCGCAACAAAATCATGCCAATGTGAACAATCCAGCTTTGGCaaacatgaaagaaaaaacaccAATGTGCTTGCTAAATGAGTTAGcacgatttaataaaattcaacatCAATATAGACTGACCAATGAAGAAGGACCGGCgcacaaaaaaagatttaccGTAACGTTAAAACTTGGGGAAGAGGAATACGTGGCGGATGGACCTAGCATAAAGAAGGCTCAACACAGTGCGGCCGCTGAAGCATTAAGAAAGACTTGGTATAGACAGCCTCCACCAAAACCTACGAAAGCGATGAGAGTCGGTTATTCGGGGAAATGTCCACCTGGTTCAG GAAACGTACCGGCAACGGTAGAATTAAATGCGTTGGCAATGAAGAGAGGAGAACCTACAGTCTACACCTTTAGACAAGCTCCTCCGGCAGGTCTACAGCCAGTAGTTACATACGGATTCACCAACTATCCGCGAATATTACATTCCAGTTTGCCTCCTAATCATGGGTACCATACAGAGACACCAGCGATGTATATTGTTACTTTAAAG GTTGGCGAGCGAGAGTTCACTGGCCGAGGTGTGACAGGACAATTAGCACGACATGACGCGGCGAAAAGAGCATTAGAACAATTGCGCCAGTTACCATTGCCAGAAGAGGTATCGAGTAATTGTACAAATGGAAATGGAATATTAACTGGAATCGATGATCCAAATGCCGATTTGAAAAGTCCAGTATCGTTAGTCCATGAGACAGCATTGAAACGTGGTCTGCCTGTTAGTTTCGAAGTTATATCCGAGAGTGGTAAACCTCATATTCGTGTATTCGTGACGAAATGTACTGTGGAGGATAAGTCTACCGTTGGAGAAGGGTCTTCGAAAAAA gTTTCAAAAAAACGCGCAGCAGAATTGATGTTAGAAGAATTAAAGCGTCTTCCACCGTTACTCGTAAATGTTCAAAATCGGTTGTCAAATGTGAAACGTAAGCCTCCcgcaacgaagaaaaaatcaagaaatttGATAAAGGTTTACCAAGATCCACGTGCCGAATCCGATGCTGTAGATGAACTTAATCCAGTCTCACGGCTTGTTCAAATTCAACAAGCGAAACGCGAAAGAGAACCCGTTTATAATCTTATAGAGGAAAAGGGCGCCCCACGACGTAgagaatttataatagaaGTAACGACAGGACAACACTCTGCTTGCGGATACGGCCCTAATAAGAAATTAGCTAAAAGAGCCGCAGCCGAGGCTCTTTTAGCAAAATTAGGATACAGCAAACCGCAACCGCAACCAACCAAACCATCCATAAAAACTGGAGAATCCGAAAATACCGAGACCAAACCGAGAAAGGTCACTTTTCTCGAAGATGATCAAGTGAATGAAACTCAGAGTCATCCTGTAGGAG GTACTATCGGACGTCAACTGGTACCTGGCTTGCTACTGGTGGATGGTGGTCAAGAGTCTAAAGTAGGGAATGGACCTAGCGTTCAAGTGATCGCTGAAGAGTTACGTGGACAACAACAAAATTCCGGAGTATCTCCGAAAGATCAGTTAAAATATTTAGcgcaattatttaatttcaatgttgAATTTAGTGACTTCCCCAAGGTAACGAAACAA GGTGCATCGATACACAAGGAATATCTATCGCTTGTAACACTAAGCACAGATCCACCGCAAGTATGTCATGGTAATGGCCCAACAGCGAACGCGAGTCGTAATCAAGCAGCACTAACAGCTTTACGCACGTTAAGTAAGTTAGGGCTTGATAATGCTTCTAACTCACAACCCAAAAAGGACAAAGGTGCGTCTGGAGATGGGATACACATTAGCATTCAggtcaaaaataatattatggaTGGAAATATCGATAAGTAA
- the LOC122634407 gene encoding double-stranded RNA-binding protein Staufen homolog 2 isoform X4, with protein sequence MLRHQHHSMQNQLRDHNRMGGPMRPMQQASMAPLHQPQHPIPHRNPHQQILPMPPHQQHLHHMQHHGPPHGNPRQPMLMSMNAHNSNGTMVSVSLKDQTNTVSVTLQNPNIQPTQFQQQQNNQQNQVQQHVQQQQHQQHQQHQQQQQQQQQQQQQQIMEQPKPPTNKGNGETRDHSPSQQNHANVNNPALANMKEKTPMCLLNELARFNKIQHQYRLTNEEGPAHKKRFTVTLKLGEEEYVADGPSIKKAQHSAAAEALRKTWYRQPPPKPTKAMRVGYSGKCPPGSGRNVPATVELNALAMKRGEPTVYTFRQAPPAGLQPVVTYGFTNYPRILHSSLPPNHGYHTETPAMYIVTLKVGEREFTGRGVTGQLARHDAAKRALEQLRQLPLPEEVSSNCTNGNGILTGIDDPNADLKSPVSLVHETALKRGLPVSFEVISESGKPHIRVFVTKCTVEDKSTVGEGSSKKVSKKRAAELMLEELKRLPPLLVNVQNRLSNVKRKPPATKKKSRNLIKVYQDPRAESDAVDELNPVSRLVQIQQAKREREPVYNLIEEKGAPRRREFIIEVTTGQHSACGYGPNKKLAKRAAAEALLAKLGYSKPQPQPTKPSIKTGESENTETKPRKVTFLEDDQVNETQSHPVGGTIGRQLVPGLLLVDGGQESKVGNGPSVQVIAEELRGQQQNSGVSPKDQLKYLAQLFNFNVEFSDFPKVTKQGASIHKEYLSLVTLSTDPPQVCHGNGPTANASRNQAALTALRTLSKLGLDNASNSQPKKDKGASGDGIHISIQVKNNIMDGNIDK encoded by the exons ATGTTACGCCATCAACACCATTCAATGCAAAATCAACTTAGAGATCACAATAG aatggGAGGACCAATGCGCCCCATGCAGCAGGCAAGTATGGCCCCTTTACATCAGCCTCAGCATCCAATACCGCATCGGAATCCACATCAACAAATACTGCCCATGCCCCCCCATCAACAACATTTACATCACATGCAACACCATGGACCACCACATGGAAATCCACGACAACCAATGTTGATGAGTATGAATGCACATAATTCCAATG GTACTATGGTCAGTGTTAGTTTAAAGGATCAGACAAACACAGTCTCCGTGACCCTTCAAAACCCAAATATTCAACCGACGCAATTTCAGCAACAACAGAATAATCAACAGAATCAAGTACAACAACATGTccaacagcaacaacatcaacaacatcagcaacatcaacaacaacagcagcagcagcagcagcagcagcagcaacaaatCATGGAACAACCCAAACCACCTACGAACAAGGGTAACGGAGAAACCAGGGATCATAGTCCATCGCAACAAAATCATGCCAATGTGAACAATCCAGCTTTGGCaaacatgaaagaaaaaacaccAATGTGCTTGCTAAATGAGTTAGcacgatttaataaaattcaacatCAATATAGACTGACCAATGAAGAAGGACCGGCgcacaaaaaaagatttaccGTAACGTTAAAACTTGGGGAAGAGGAATACGTGGCGGATGGACCTAGCATAAAGAAGGCTCAACACAGTGCGGCCGCTGAAGCATTAAGAAAGACTTGGTATAGACAGCCTCCACCAAAACCTACGAAAGCGATGAGAGTCGGTTATTCGGGGAAATGTCCACCTGGTTCAGGTA GAAACGTACCGGCAACGGTAGAATTAAATGCGTTGGCAATGAAGAGAGGAGAACCTACAGTCTACACCTTTAGACAAGCTCCTCCGGCAGGTCTACAGCCAGTAGTTACATACGGATTCACCAACTATCCGCGAATATTACATTCCAGTTTGCCTCCTAATCATGGGTACCATACAGAGACACCAGCGATGTATATTGTTACTTTAAAG GTTGGCGAGCGAGAGTTCACTGGCCGAGGTGTGACAGGACAATTAGCACGACATGACGCGGCGAAAAGAGCATTAGAACAATTGCGCCAGTTACCATTGCCAGAAGAGGTATCGAGTAATTGTACAAATGGAAATGGAATATTAACTGGAATCGATGATCCAAATGCCGATTTGAAAAGTCCAGTATCGTTAGTCCATGAGACAGCATTGAAACGTGGTCTGCCTGTTAGTTTCGAAGTTATATCCGAGAGTGGTAAACCTCATATTCGTGTATTCGTGACGAAATGTACTGTGGAGGATAAGTCTACCGTTGGAGAAGGGTCTTCGAAAAAA gTTTCAAAAAAACGCGCAGCAGAATTGATGTTAGAAGAATTAAAGCGTCTTCCACCGTTACTCGTAAATGTTCAAAATCGGTTGTCAAATGTGAAACGTAAGCCTCCcgcaacgaagaaaaaatcaagaaatttGATAAAGGTTTACCAAGATCCACGTGCCGAATCCGATGCTGTAGATGAACTTAATCCAGTCTCACGGCTTGTTCAAATTCAACAAGCGAAACGCGAAAGAGAACCCGTTTATAATCTTATAGAGGAAAAGGGCGCCCCACGACGTAgagaatttataatagaaGTAACGACAGGACAACACTCTGCTTGCGGATACGGCCCTAATAAGAAATTAGCTAAAAGAGCCGCAGCCGAGGCTCTTTTAGCAAAATTAGGATACAGCAAACCGCAACCGCAACCAACCAAACCATCCATAAAAACTGGAGAATCCGAAAATACCGAGACCAAACCGAGAAAGGTCACTTTTCTCGAAGATGATCAAGTGAATGAAACTCAGAGTCATCCTGTAGGAG GTACTATCGGACGTCAACTGGTACCTGGCTTGCTACTGGTGGATGGTGGTCAAGAGTCTAAAGTAGGGAATGGACCTAGCGTTCAAGTGATCGCTGAAGAGTTACGTGGACAACAACAAAATTCCGGAGTATCTCCGAAAGATCAGTTAAAATATTTAGcgcaattatttaatttcaatgttgAATTTAGTGACTTCCCCAAGGTAACGAAACAA GGTGCATCGATACACAAGGAATATCTATCGCTTGTAACACTAAGCACAGATCCACCGCAAGTATGTCATGGTAATGGCCCAACAGCGAACGCGAGTCGTAATCAAGCAGCACTAACAGCTTTACGCACGTTAAGTAAGTTAGGGCTTGATAATGCTTCTAACTCACAACCCAAAAAGGACAAAGGTGCGTCTGGAGATGGGATACACATTAGCATTCAggtcaaaaataatattatggaTGGAAATATCGATAAGTAA
- the LOC122634407 gene encoding double-stranded RNA-binding protein Staufen homolog 2 isoform X6 — protein sequence MLRHQHHSMQNQLRDHNRMGGPMRPMQQASMAPLHQPQHPIPHRNPHQQILPMPPHQQHLHHMQHHGPPHGNPRQPMLMSMNAHNSNGTMVSVSLKDQTNTVSVTLQNPNIQPTQFQQQQNNQQNQVQQHVQQQQHQQHQQHQQQQQQQQQQQQQQIMEQPKPPTNKGNGETRDHSPSQQNHANVNNPALANMKEKTPMCLLNELARFNKIQHQYRLTNEEGPAHKKRFTVTLKLGEEEYVADGPSIKKAQHSAAAEALRKTWYRQPPPKPTKAMRVGYSGKCPPGSGNVPATVELNALAMKRGEPTVYTFRQAPPAGLQPVVTYGFTNYPRILHSSLPPNHGYHTETPAMYIVTLKVGEREFTGRGVTGQLARHDAAKRALEQLRQLPLPEEVSSNCTNGNGILTGIDDPNADLKSPVSLVHETALKRGLPVSFEVISESGKPHIRVFVTKCTVEDKSTVGEGSSKKVSKKRAAELMLEELKRLPPLLVNVQNRLSNVKRKPPATKKKSRNLIKVYQDPRAESDAVDELNPVSRLVQIQQAKREREPVYNLIEEKGAPRRREFIIEVTTGQHSACGYGPNKKLAKRAAAEALLAKLGYSKPQPQPTKPSIKTGESENTETKPRKVTFLEDDQVNETQSHPVGGTIGRQLVPGLLLVDGGQESKVGNGPSVQVIAEELRGQQQNSGVSPKDQLKYLAQLFNFNVEFSDFPKGASIHKEYLSLVTLSTDPPQVCHGNGPTANASRNQAALTALRTLSKLGLDNASNSQPKKDKGASGDGIHISIQVKNNIMDGNIDK from the exons ATGTTACGCCATCAACACCATTCAATGCAAAATCAACTTAGAGATCACAATAG aatggGAGGACCAATGCGCCCCATGCAGCAGGCAAGTATGGCCCCTTTACATCAGCCTCAGCATCCAATACCGCATCGGAATCCACATCAACAAATACTGCCCATGCCCCCCCATCAACAACATTTACATCACATGCAACACCATGGACCACCACATGGAAATCCACGACAACCAATGTTGATGAGTATGAATGCACATAATTCCAATG GTACTATGGTCAGTGTTAGTTTAAAGGATCAGACAAACACAGTCTCCGTGACCCTTCAAAACCCAAATATTCAACCGACGCAATTTCAGCAACAACAGAATAATCAACAGAATCAAGTACAACAACATGTccaacagcaacaacatcaacaacatcagcaacatcaacaacaacagcagcagcagcagcagcagcagcagcaacaaatCATGGAACAACCCAAACCACCTACGAACAAGGGTAACGGAGAAACCAGGGATCATAGTCCATCGCAACAAAATCATGCCAATGTGAACAATCCAGCTTTGGCaaacatgaaagaaaaaacaccAATGTGCTTGCTAAATGAGTTAGcacgatttaataaaattcaacatCAATATAGACTGACCAATGAAGAAGGACCGGCgcacaaaaaaagatttaccGTAACGTTAAAACTTGGGGAAGAGGAATACGTGGCGGATGGACCTAGCATAAAGAAGGCTCAACACAGTGCGGCCGCTGAAGCATTAAGAAAGACTTGGTATAGACAGCCTCCACCAAAACCTACGAAAGCGATGAGAGTCGGTTATTCGGGGAAATGTCCACCTGGTTCAG GAAACGTACCGGCAACGGTAGAATTAAATGCGTTGGCAATGAAGAGAGGAGAACCTACAGTCTACACCTTTAGACAAGCTCCTCCGGCAGGTCTACAGCCAGTAGTTACATACGGATTCACCAACTATCCGCGAATATTACATTCCAGTTTGCCTCCTAATCATGGGTACCATACAGAGACACCAGCGATGTATATTGTTACTTTAAAG GTTGGCGAGCGAGAGTTCACTGGCCGAGGTGTGACAGGACAATTAGCACGACATGACGCGGCGAAAAGAGCATTAGAACAATTGCGCCAGTTACCATTGCCAGAAGAGGTATCGAGTAATTGTACAAATGGAAATGGAATATTAACTGGAATCGATGATCCAAATGCCGATTTGAAAAGTCCAGTATCGTTAGTCCATGAGACAGCATTGAAACGTGGTCTGCCTGTTAGTTTCGAAGTTATATCCGAGAGTGGTAAACCTCATATTCGTGTATTCGTGACGAAATGTACTGTGGAGGATAAGTCTACCGTTGGAGAAGGGTCTTCGAAAAAA gTTTCAAAAAAACGCGCAGCAGAATTGATGTTAGAAGAATTAAAGCGTCTTCCACCGTTACTCGTAAATGTTCAAAATCGGTTGTCAAATGTGAAACGTAAGCCTCCcgcaacgaagaaaaaatcaagaaatttGATAAAGGTTTACCAAGATCCACGTGCCGAATCCGATGCTGTAGATGAACTTAATCCAGTCTCACGGCTTGTTCAAATTCAACAAGCGAAACGCGAAAGAGAACCCGTTTATAATCTTATAGAGGAAAAGGGCGCCCCACGACGTAgagaatttataatagaaGTAACGACAGGACAACACTCTGCTTGCGGATACGGCCCTAATAAGAAATTAGCTAAAAGAGCCGCAGCCGAGGCTCTTTTAGCAAAATTAGGATACAGCAAACCGCAACCGCAACCAACCAAACCATCCATAAAAACTGGAGAATCCGAAAATACCGAGACCAAACCGAGAAAGGTCACTTTTCTCGAAGATGATCAAGTGAATGAAACTCAGAGTCATCCTGTAGGAG GTACTATCGGACGTCAACTGGTACCTGGCTTGCTACTGGTGGATGGTGGTCAAGAGTCTAAAGTAGGGAATGGACCTAGCGTTCAAGTGATCGCTGAAGAGTTACGTGGACAACAACAAAATTCCGGAGTATCTCCGAAAGATCAGTTAAAATATTTAGcgcaattatttaatttcaatgttgAATTTAGTGACTTCCCCAAG GGTGCATCGATACACAAGGAATATCTATCGCTTGTAACACTAAGCACAGATCCACCGCAAGTATGTCATGGTAATGGCCCAACAGCGAACGCGAGTCGTAATCAAGCAGCACTAACAGCTTTACGCACGTTAAGTAAGTTAGGGCTTGATAATGCTTCTAACTCACAACCCAAAAAGGACAAAGGTGCGTCTGGAGATGGGATACACATTAGCATTCAggtcaaaaataatattatggaTGGAAATATCGATAAGTAA